CCGCGTAGTACAGGTTGTCGCGGCTGCGGTCGAGCATGGGAACGGCAAACATGGCAAGTATGGCGAGCGTGGGCACCACGATGGCACCGACGAACTCGGAGTTGATCACGCCGCCGAGAATCTCGATCTCGAAGCTGGGGATGATTGCCAGCACGCCGAAGACCCACAGCAGGTACCAGTCGGGCTTGATGTTGTTGATCGGCGTGGTGCTGGGCGGCCCGAAGAACTCGACCGGGTGGACCGGGATAAAGGCGCTGAACAGCACGATGATGCCCGCGAAGACCAGCGTCAGCGCCAGCATGATGGGAGTCTGCTGAGTCATCAGCGGCACGCCCACGATCTTCTTGTAGGCGATGCGCTTGGCGTACTGCGGCTGGGTATGCTTCTGCTTGATCATGATCAGCATGTGCGCGGCCGTCAGCGCCAGCAGGATGCCGGGCAGCAGCATGATGTGGTAGCCGTACACGCGCGGAATCAGGCCGTCACCGGGGAACTTGCCCGCGAACGCCGCCTGCGAGACCCACTCGCCCACCCAGGGGAGCGAGGCCGCGATGGAGTAGATCACCTTGAGGGTGTTGTAGGCGTAGTTGTCGTAGGGCAGCGCGTAGCCCGTCACAGCGGTGAACGCGGTGAAGATCAGCAGCAGCATGCCGACCCACCAGTTGATCTCACGCGGCTTCTTGAAGGCGCCCGTGAAGTAGACGCGCATCATGTGAATCACCGCCGCGGCGACCATGATGTTCGCCGTCCAGTGGTGAATTCGGCGCAGCATGTCCCCGAAGGGCATGGCGTTGATCTTCAGCGCCGAGTGGTACGCCGCCGGAATCAGGTTCGGCTTGTCGGCGCTGCCCGGATCGAAGGAGTTCACCACCAGCGAGTTGCTCGGCTCGTAGGAGAGCGCAAGCAGGATGCCCGTGAGGATCAGGATGATCAGGCTGAAGAGCGTGATCTCTCCCAGGAAGAAGGAGTGGTGAACCGGAAAGGCCTTCCGCAGGAACTTGTCGTTCAGGCGTGAAATGTGCAGACGTTCATCAAGCCACTGGTTCATGTGCGGGCTGCCTCCACTTCCTTCTTGATGCTCTCCCACTCGGCTTCGGTGGCGTACGGGTACGGGTACGTGAGGAAGAAACCCGTCACCACCAGATTGTCACCTTCCAGCTTGATCGGCAACTGGGCCAGCGCACGCGGAGGCGGCCCACCAACCACGATGCAGCCCCGCTTGGGGTCGTACTGCCCGGAGTGGCAAGGGCACTTCATCTCCCCGGCGTTGATGTCGCTGTCCCCGACCGAGCAGCCCGCGTGCGTGCAGATATCGCTGTACGCGACCGTCTCGCCGTCGATGGTGGCGTCGAGATTGGTCGGCGCCACGATCTGGCCTTTCGGGAAGCGGTAGAGCGCCAGGATGTTGTTGGGGTCACCCTTGCGGATGACGGGCTCGCCGTTCTCGTCCTTGCCCTGCGGCCAGGCACGCACGAGCTGCGTTCCCAGG
This sequence is a window from Deinococcus apachensis DSM 19763. Protein-coding genes within it:
- a CDS encoding cytochrome b, coding for MNQWLDERLHISRLNDKFLRKAFPVHHSFFLGEITLFSLIILILTGILLALSYEPSNSLVVNSFDPGSADKPNLIPAAYHSALKINAMPFGDMLRRIHHWTANIMVAAAVIHMMRVYFTGAFKKPREINWWVGMLLLIFTAFTAVTGYALPYDNYAYNTLKVIYSIAASLPWVGEWVSQAAFAGKFPGDGLIPRVYGYHIMLLPGILLALTAAHMLIMIKQKHTQPQYAKRIAYKKIVGVPLMTQQTPIMLALTLVFAGIIVLFSAFIPVHPVEFFGPPSTTPINNIKPDWYLLWVFGVLAIIPSFEIEILGGVINSEFVGAIVVPTLAILAMFAVPMLDRSRDNLYYAENPTNYPVRLGAGVAFMALLIVWSVAGYKPELISAGILSNTNANAVLWIATFLIPALSYFAVQAIVRGIRSLRESDARDRAAFQAADD
- a CDS encoding ubiquinol-cytochrome c reductase iron-sulfur subunit encodes the protein MTRYKRQDPEITRRKFINVAMGTTAAVGGVSLLSTLGAANPIFRLTANKMPPQAGDILVHAQESKEGQPIRIADLGTQLVRAWPQGKDENGEPVIRKGDPNNILALYRFPKGQIVAPTNLDATIDGETVAYSDICTHAGCSVGDSDINAGEMKCPCHSGQYDPKRGCIVVGGPPPRALAQLPIKLEGDNLVVTGFFLTYPYPYATEAEWESIKKEVEAART